One segment of Spiroplasma cantharicola DNA contains the following:
- the nagA gene encoding N-acetylglucosamine-6-phosphate deacetylase codes for MIIKNAKIVVENKIIENGWLEIENKFIKSINEGKTNLEGIDLEGNWLLPGFIDCHVHGGYGYDFENGTISAFENFSKNVSKEGITSYVQASVTNSKENNIKYLKEFSTFIENQNSGSKCLGIHMEGPFISKEKKGAHEVSLLTNPDIAYLKELVKASKDNVRIVTYAADLQDGSFTKYLLENNILPSVGHTNMSFAQCERDYQIGFRHVTHLFNGMSGVSQYEPGLATFSLYKDDILCEVITDGIHIEKDTLKLIYKIKGADNICIITDAMNAKGLDDGEYKLGNLEVIKKGMKVFLKESGVLAGAGATYDFNVRVMLEANPEIKMTDLIKMTSINIAKQLKIFDKRGSIEKNKFADLVVLNKNLEVLKTFVEGERVYEK; via the coding sequence ATGATTATAAAGAATGCAAAAATAGTAGTTGAAAATAAAATTATTGAAAATGGTTGATTAGAAATAGAAAATAAATTTATTAAATCAATTAATGAGGGTAAAACTAATCTTGAAGGAATCGATTTAGAGGGAAATTGATTATTACCGGGTTTTATTGATTGTCACGTTCATGGTGGTTATGGTTATGATTTTGAAAATGGAACTATTAGTGCTTTTGAAAACTTTTCAAAAAATGTTTCAAAAGAGGGTATAACAAGTTATGTTCAAGCAAGTGTTACTAATTCAAAAGAAAATAACATTAAATATTTAAAAGAATTTAGTACATTTATTGAAAATCAAAATTCAGGTTCAAAATGTTTAGGAATACATATGGAAGGACCGTTTATTTCAAAAGAAAAAAAAGGTGCACATGAAGTTTCTTTATTAACAAATCCAGACATTGCTTATTTAAAAGAATTGGTTAAAGCATCAAAAGATAATGTTAGAATTGTGACCTATGCAGCAGATTTACAAGATGGTAGTTTTACAAAGTATTTATTAGAAAATAATATTTTACCAAGTGTTGGTCATACAAATATGAGCTTTGCACAGTGTGAAAGAGATTATCAGATTGGTTTTAGACATGTCACACATTTATTTAATGGAATGAGTGGCGTTAGTCAATATGAACCAGGATTAGCAACTTTCAGTTTATATAAAGATGATATTTTATGTGAAGTAATTACTGATGGAATTCATATTGAAAAAGATACTTTAAAGTTAATTTATAAAATTAAAGGAGCAGACAATATTTGTATTATAACTGATGCTATGAATGCCAAAGGATTAGATGATGGTGAATATAAATTAGGAAATTTGGAAGTTATTAAAAAGGGAATGAAAGTCTTTTTAAAAGAGAGTGGTGTTTTAGCAGGAGCTGGAGCAACGTATGATTTTAATGTTAGAGTTATGTTAGAAGCAAATCCCGAAATTAAAATGACAGATTTAATTAAAATGACATCAATAAATATTGCAAAGCAATTAAAAATATTTGATAAACGTGGAAGTATAGAAAAAAATAAATTTGCAGATTTAGTTGTTCTAAATAAAAATTTAGAAGTTTTAAAAACATTTGTAGAAGGTGAAAGGGTTTATGAAAAATAA
- a CDS encoding Gfo/Idh/MocA family protein — protein MIKFGTIGTSKITQQFITAAVKNPNCKVVCCYSRDKTKAKDFIRDHKLYAKAVDNFDQMLDEVDAVYIASPNGLHYEQAKYFLTQQKHVLLEKPLTLSFQQALEISQIAKRNNVFLMEAYKTFHCPQISHLFKFVKSYQPFIANLNLNRYSSRMAQVKMGQYDSVFDAKLGKGSTYDMLIYPVELSIALFGPVTEVKSMGQRLANGSGMNDCVILKHDSDVLTNIVCSKASRGVIENELLSDIATLTFKNVIQLEEINLYKTNSNDVEVIHKTENDKDLFEYEIAVFLKMIAENDFSLRDYLLDISCETVRVLNLVESNQEKPGEI, from the coding sequence ATGATTAAATTTGGAACGATAGGGACTTCAAAAATTACACAGCAATTTATAACAGCTGCTGTAAAAAATCCAAATTGTAAAGTTGTATGTTGTTATTCTAGAGATAAAACTAAGGCAAAAGATTTTATTCGTGATCACAAATTATATGCAAAAGCAGTTGATAATTTTGATCAAATGTTAGATGAAGTTGATGCAGTTTATATTGCTTCACCAAATGGTTTGCACTATGAACAAGCCAAGTATTTTTTAACACAACAAAAACATGTTTTACTTGAAAAACCATTAACTTTATCATTTCAACAAGCTCTTGAAATATCACAAATTGCAAAGAGAAATAATGTTTTTTTAATGGAAGCTTACAAAACATTTCACTGCCCACAAATTTCTCATCTATTTAAATTTGTTAAAAGCTATCAACCATTTATTGCTAATTTAAATTTGAATCGCTATTCTTCAAGAATGGCTCAAGTAAAAATGGGGCAATATGATTCAGTTTTTGATGCAAAACTTGGTAAGGGTTCTACATATGATATGTTGATTTATCCAGTTGAATTAAGTATTGCCTTATTTGGACCTGTAACTGAAGTTAAATCAATGGGTCAAAGGCTTGCAAATGGAAGTGGAATGAATGATTGTGTTATTTTAAAACACGACAGTGATGTATTAACAAATATTGTTTGTAGTAAAGCCAGTAGGGGAGTTATTGAAAATGAATTGCTTTCAGATATTGCAACTTTAACTTTCAAAAATGTTATACAATTAGAAGAAATTAATTTATATAAAACAAATTCTAATGATGTTGAAGTAATTCATAAAACTGAAAATGATAAAGATTTATTTGAATATGAAATTGCAGTTTTTTTGAAAATGATAGCTGAAAATGATTTTAGTTTAAGAGATTATCTATTAGATATTAGTTGTGAAACAGTTAGAGTACTAAATCTTGTAGAGAGTAATCAAGAAAAACCAGGAGAAATTT